In Mycobacterium stomatepiae, the following are encoded in one genomic region:
- a CDS encoding MinD/ParA family ATP-binding protein: MSNREGVRGINSRSAAPAYPSGSKPAHSVPRWRGDANPTAPTVPEPRTRVPGPSLGSAGPPTPNRPARVRRTVAPYRRDLTRGGTALDGLGSRDTAEPSRLGWREVIHRVTGIDLGPAKGVAYEQELRDRIGADIGGVFPIAVLNFKGGVGKTAVVEALGSTLAEARSDRVIAVDIDAGDLADRHGRRNPLSLVDLLARNSVTQYAEVRTHTHMNSFGLEVLGLPDYSRTDWRLERQDIAKTFSILRKHYSVVLVDCVKAINSQVMDAVLPEARALVVVSGTSIDAVRKTRTTLDWLSNNGYRRLLRLTVLAINYTEPTKLDDVAAKELESLSARVAATVELPFDRHVHEGKELGLDQLSKDSRRCYLEMAAALGDIVAGRPGGRSWREPRSS; the protein is encoded by the coding sequence ATGAGCAACCGCGAGGGGGTTCGCGGAATCAATTCCCGGTCTGCCGCACCGGCGTACCCGTCGGGGTCCAAACCCGCGCATTCGGTGCCGCGCTGGCGCGGCGACGCCAACCCGACGGCGCCCACGGTGCCCGAGCCGCGCACCCGAGTGCCCGGCCCTTCGCTCGGGTCGGCGGGGCCGCCGACGCCAAACCGGCCGGCGCGGGTTCGGCGCACCGTCGCGCCGTATCGCCGGGATCTGACGCGGGGCGGCACCGCCCTGGACGGCCTGGGCTCCCGAGACACCGCGGAGCCGAGCCGGCTCGGCTGGCGGGAGGTGATCCACCGGGTGACCGGCATCGACCTCGGGCCGGCCAAGGGCGTCGCCTACGAGCAGGAACTGCGCGACCGCATCGGCGCCGACATCGGCGGCGTGTTCCCGATCGCGGTGCTGAACTTCAAAGGCGGCGTCGGTAAGACCGCCGTGGTCGAGGCGCTCGGCTCGACGCTCGCCGAGGCGCGCAGCGACCGGGTCATCGCCGTCGACATCGACGCCGGAGACCTGGCCGACCGTCACGGCCGCCGCAATCCGCTGAGCCTGGTCGACCTGCTGGCCCGCAATTCGGTCACCCAGTACGCGGAAGTGCGGACGCACACCCACATGAACAGCTTCGGCCTGGAAGTGCTCGGGCTGCCCGACTACAGCCGCACCGACTGGCGGCTGGAGCGCCAGGACATCGCTAAGACCTTTTCGATTCTGCGCAAACACTATTCGGTGGTGCTGGTGGATTGCGTCAAGGCAATCAACTCTCAGGTGATGGACGCCGTGCTGCCCGAGGCGCGCGCCCTGGTGGTGGTCAGCGGCACCTCGATCGACGCGGTACGCAAGACCAGGACAACGCTGGATTGGTTGTCCAACAACGGATATCGGCGATTGCTGCGCTTGACGGTGCTCGCGATCAATTACACCGAGCCGACCAAGCTGGACGACGTGGCTGCCAAGGAACTCGAGTCGCTGTCCGCCCGTGTCGCCGCCACCGTGGAACTTCCCTTCGATCGGCACGTCCACGAGGGCAAAGAGCTCGGGCTGGATCAGTTGAGCAAGGACAGCCGGCGCTGCTACCTGGAGATGGCGGCCGCGCTGGGTGACATAGTCGCCGGCCGGCCCGGCGGGCGGTCCTGGCGGGAGCCCCGCTCGTCCTGA
- the gatB gene encoding Asp-tRNA(Asn)/Glu-tRNA(Gln) amidotransferase subunit GatB: MTVTSGAAELLDYDDVIARFDPVLGLEVHVELSTATKMFCGCPTAFGAEPNTQVCPVCLGLPGSLPVLNQAAVESAIRIGLALNCEIVPWCRFARKNYFYPDMPKNYQISQYDEPIAINGYLEAPLEDGTTWRVEIERAHMEEDTGKLTHLGSETGRIHGATTSLIDYNRAGVPLIEIVTKPIEGAGARAPQIARAYVTALRDLLRALEVSDVRMDQGSMRCDANVSLKPTGATEFGTRTETKNVNSLKSVEVAVRYEMQRQAAVLVSGGSITQETRHFQEAGGTTSAGRAKETAQDYRYFPEPDLEPVAPSRELVEQLRLTIPELPWLSRKRIQEEWGISDEVMRDLVNAGAVELVTATIKHGASSKEARSWWGNFLVQKANEANIELDELAITPAQVAAVIALVDEGKLSNKLARQVVEGVLAGEGEPEQVMTARGLALVRDDSVTQAAVDEALAANPDVAEKIRGGKVQAAGAIVGAVMKATRGQADAARVRELVLAACGQA, encoded by the coding sequence ATGACTGTTACTTCGGGAGCGGCTGAGCTGCTGGATTACGACGACGTCATCGCACGTTTCGATCCCGTGCTCGGGTTGGAAGTACACGTCGAGCTGTCCACTGCGACGAAGATGTTCTGCGGCTGCCCTACCGCCTTCGGCGCCGAGCCCAACACGCAGGTGTGCCCGGTGTGCCTGGGGCTGCCCGGCTCGCTGCCCGTGCTCAACCAGGCGGCGGTGGAGTCGGCGATCCGCATCGGGCTGGCACTGAATTGCGAGATCGTGCCGTGGTGCCGGTTCGCCCGGAAGAACTACTTCTACCCCGACATGCCGAAGAACTACCAGATCTCGCAATACGACGAGCCGATCGCGATCAACGGCTACCTCGAGGCGCCGCTGGAAGACGGGACCACCTGGCGGGTCGAAATCGAACGTGCCCACATGGAAGAGGACACCGGCAAGCTCACCCACCTGGGCAGCGAGACGGGCCGCATCCACGGCGCGACGACGTCGCTGATCGACTACAACCGCGCCGGCGTGCCGCTGATCGAGATCGTCACCAAGCCCATCGAAGGGGCCGGCGCCCGCGCGCCGCAGATCGCCCGAGCATACGTGACGGCATTGCGAGACCTGTTGCGCGCCTTAGAAGTATCCGATGTCCGGATGGACCAAGGGTCGATGCGTTGTGACGCCAATGTCTCGCTGAAGCCGACCGGCGCGACCGAGTTCGGCACCCGGACCGAGACCAAGAACGTCAACTCGCTGAAAAGCGTCGAAGTCGCGGTGCGCTACGAAATGCAGCGCCAGGCCGCCGTTCTGGTATCCGGCGGCTCAATCACGCAGGAAACCAGGCACTTTCAAGAGGCCGGCGGCACCACCAGCGCTGGCCGCGCCAAAGAGACCGCGCAGGACTACCGGTATTTCCCCGAGCCCGACCTGGAACCCGTCGCGCCCAGCCGCGAACTGGTGGAGCAATTGCGCCTGACCATCCCCGAGCTGCCGTGGTTGAGCCGCAAGCGAATTCAGGAAGAGTGGGGAATCTCCGACGAGGTGATGCGCGATCTCGTCAACGCCGGTGCGGTCGAGTTGGTCACCGCCACCATCAAGCACGGCGCGTCCAGTAAGGAAGCGCGGTCCTGGTGGGGGAACTTCTTGGTACAGAAGGCCAACGAGGCGAACATCGAATTGGACGAGTTGGCCATCACGCCCGCTCAGGTCGCGGCGGTGATCGCACTGGTCGACGAGGGCAAGCTGTCCAACAAGCTGGCCCGCCAGGTCGTCGAGGGTGTACTCGCCGGAGAGGGCGAACCCGAGCAGGTGATGACCGCGCGTGGTCTGGCGCTGGTGCGCGACGACTCGGTTACCCAGGCCGCGGTCGACGAGGCCCTGGCCGCCAATCCCGATGTCGCGGAGAAGATTCGCGGCGGCAAGGTTCAAGCCGCCGGCGCGATCGTGGGTGCGGTCATGAAAGCCACCCGCGGTCAGGCCGACGCGGCCCGGGTGCGTGAGCTGGTGCTGGCCGCCTGCGGGCAGGCCTAG
- a CDS encoding GMC family oxidoreductase: protein MTATLKPRYDFIVCGSGSSGSVVARRLAENPDLDVLLVEAGGGDNVAEVVDPGQWTTNLGSERDWGFRGKPNPHINNRSIVYSTGKVLGGSSSINVMAWIRGHRDDWNHFAAEAGDPAWNYESILDTYRDIEDWHGTPDPVYRGSGGPVFVQPPPDPNPLALATLDAAQAAGMTVHASANGQLMEGTTGAALGDVRIRNGQRQSVFRSYVFPLMDRPNLTVLTRALVQRIVVDGDKAVGVEILYNGLSRRVDAGAEVVLSLGANHTPKVLMLSGIGDQDELNRVGIPVRQHLPGVGRNLQDHVAFDCVWEYRDALPPRNNACEVVALGATESGLTHPDVFAWQVEVPYATEETAARFGLPEAGWGFHAALAHPKSRGRIRLGGPGAADPVCIDANTLADPEDVRKAIACVQWCRDIANSAPLRPYVKREVMPGNLSGAALEEFVRDAASTFFHQVGTAKMGRDAMSVVDGDLRVYGIENLRVADGSVMPTITATNTMAPCVVIGERAAQILKHAHRV from the coding sequence CTGACCGCGACACTCAAGCCGCGCTACGACTTCATCGTGTGCGGTTCGGGTTCCTCGGGTTCGGTCGTCGCGCGAAGGTTGGCCGAGAACCCCGATCTCGATGTGCTGCTGGTCGAGGCCGGGGGCGGCGACAACGTCGCCGAGGTCGTCGACCCGGGTCAATGGACCACCAACTTGGGCTCCGAACGCGACTGGGGATTTCGGGGCAAGCCGAACCCCCATATCAACAACCGCTCGATCGTGTACTCGACGGGCAAGGTCCTGGGCGGCAGCTCGAGCATCAATGTGATGGCCTGGATCCGGGGCCACCGCGACGACTGGAACCATTTCGCCGCCGAAGCCGGCGATCCGGCGTGGAATTACGAATCCATCCTCGACACCTACCGCGACATCGAAGACTGGCATGGCACACCGGATCCGGTGTACCGCGGCAGCGGTGGACCCGTTTTCGTCCAGCCCCCGCCGGATCCCAACCCGCTGGCCCTGGCGACGCTGGACGCCGCGCAAGCTGCCGGCATGACGGTCCACGCGTCCGCCAACGGTCAGCTGATGGAGGGCACGACGGGCGCGGCGCTCGGCGATGTGCGCATACGAAATGGGCAGCGGCAGTCGGTATTTCGCTCATATGTCTTCCCGCTGATGGATCGGCCCAACCTCACCGTTCTCACCCGCGCACTCGTTCAGCGGATCGTCGTCGACGGCGACAAGGCCGTCGGTGTCGAAATTCTGTACAACGGGTTGAGCCGCCGCGTCGACGCCGGTGCTGAAGTCGTCTTGTCGCTCGGTGCCAACCACACGCCCAAGGTGCTGATGCTCTCGGGTATCGGCGATCAAGACGAACTGAACCGCGTCGGGATTCCGGTGCGCCAGCACCTGCCCGGGGTGGGCCGCAATCTTCAGGATCACGTCGCCTTCGACTGCGTCTGGGAATACCGCGACGCGCTGCCGCCACGGAACAACGCGTGCGAAGTCGTCGCGCTCGGGGCGACGGAGTCCGGGCTGACCCACCCCGACGTCTTCGCCTGGCAGGTGGAAGTGCCGTACGCCACCGAGGAGACGGCTGCCCGGTTCGGGCTTCCCGAAGCCGGCTGGGGGTTCCATGCCGCGCTCGCCCATCCGAAGAGCCGGGGCCGCATCCGGCTCGGCGGCCCCGGTGCCGCGGACCCGGTGTGCATCGACGCCAACACCCTGGCGGATCCCGAGGACGTGCGAAAAGCGATCGCGTGCGTGCAATGGTGCCGTGACATCGCCAATAGCGCCCCGCTGCGACCGTATGTGAAACGCGAGGTCATGCCAGGAAACCTCAGCGGAGCGGCATTGGAAGAGTTCGTACGCGACGCCGCCAGCACGTTCTTTCACCAGGTTGGCACGGCCAAAATGGGCCGCGACGCGATGTCGGTTGTCGACGGGGACCTGCGGGTCTATGGAATCGAAAACCTCCGGGTCGCCGACGGCTCCGTGATGCCGACGATCACCGCCACCAACACGATGGCGCCGTGCGTGGTCATCGGGGAACGCGCCGCGCAGATCCTCAAGCACGCGCACCGGGTCTAG
- a CDS encoding PQQ-dependent sugar dehydrogenase: MRLGLPVRCGLAALCAAMLVATGCARFNDAASAPFTTAPELKPQPSSTPPPPPPLPPTPFPKACPAPGVMQGCLESTSGLIMGPDSKTALVAERTTGAVKEISVSAEPKVKLVIPVDGSGDGGLMDIVLSPTYSQDRLMYAYISTPTDNRVIRIADGDIPKDILTGIPKGATGNTGALLFTSPTTLLVLTGDAGNPAMAADPKSLAGKVLRIEQPTTVGQAPPTTALSGVGSGGGLCVDPVDGSLYVADRTPTADRLQRITKASEVSTVWTWPDKPGVAGCAAMDGTVMVNLVNTKSTVAVRLAPNTGAVTGEPDVVRKDTHAHAWALRMSPDGNIWGATINKTAGDAEKLDDVVFPLFPQGGGFPRNNDDKA; the protein is encoded by the coding sequence GTTCGGTGCGGGCTCGCTGCGCTGTGCGCGGCCATGCTGGTCGCGACGGGCTGCGCGCGGTTCAACGACGCCGCCTCCGCGCCCTTCACCACCGCCCCCGAACTCAAGCCCCAGCCGAGCTCGACGCCTCCCCCGCCACCGCCGCTGCCGCCGACGCCGTTTCCCAAGGCCTGCCCCGCCCCCGGGGTGATGCAGGGCTGCCTGGAGAGCACCAGCGGCCTGATCATGGGTCCCGACAGCAAAACGGCATTGGTCGCCGAGCGCACCACCGGCGCGGTCAAGGAGATCTCCGTCAGCGCCGAGCCGAAGGTGAAACTGGTCATCCCGGTCGACGGGTCCGGCGACGGCGGCTTGATGGATATCGTGCTGTCGCCGACCTACTCGCAGGACCGGCTGATGTACGCCTACATCAGCACGCCCACCGATAACCGGGTCATCCGCATCGCCGACGGCGATATCCCCAAGGACATCCTGACCGGGATTCCCAAGGGCGCCACCGGAAATACCGGAGCGTTGCTGTTCACCAGCCCGACGACACTGCTGGTGCTGACCGGTGACGCCGGCAACCCGGCGATGGCCGCCGATCCGAAATCGTTGGCCGGCAAGGTGCTGCGCATCGAGCAGCCGACCACGGTCGGTCAGGCACCGCCGACGACCGCACTGTCCGGCGTCGGCTCGGGCGGTGGATTGTGCGTCGATCCGGTGGACGGCTCGCTGTATGTCGCGGACCGCACCCCGACCGCGGACCGGTTGCAGCGCATCACCAAAGCCTCGGAGGTCTCCACGGTGTGGACATGGCCCGACAAGCCGGGCGTGGCCGGTTGCGCCGCGATGGACGGGACCGTGATGGTCAACCTGGTCAACACCAAATCGACGGTGGCGGTGCGGCTTGCGCCGAACACGGGCGCGGTGACCGGTGAACCCGACGTCGTCCGCAAGGACACCCACGCTCACGCTTGGGCGCTGCGGATGTCGCCGGACGGAAACATCTGGGGCGCCACCATCAACAAGACCGCCGGCGACGCCGAAAAGCTTGACGACGTGGTGTTCCCGCTGTTCCCGCAGGGCGGCGGCTTCCCGCGCAACAACGACGACAAGGCCTAG